From a region of the Vibrio orientalis CIP 102891 = ATCC 33934 genome:
- a CDS encoding cobyric acid synthase, with translation MQSTLKALMVQGTTSDAGKSVLVAGLCRVLARKGINVAPFKPQNMALNSAVTSDGGEIGRAQAVQALACNIESSVHMNPVLLKPHTDMGAQVIFQGKATTTVDAIGYQSYKKIALPVVMDSFAILQDQYDTVLIEGAGSPAEINLRENDIANMGFAEEADVPVIIVADIDRGGVFAHLYGTLALLSESEQQRVKGFVINRFRGDISLLQSGLDWLEAKTGKPVIGVLPYLHGFDLEAEDAINSEQLTGEETKLRVAVPVFPRISNHTDFDALRVNPDIDLQYIGNGERIKNVDLIILPGSKAVRSDLDYLRSQKWDKDIQRHLRYGGKVMGICGGYQMLGQAIHDPNGIEGDAGSTAGLGYLDAETILKPNKTLTNVTGHLNLNGSDIPVKGYEIHAGVTEVKAKSPIYLQSGQPDGAISDCNQVFGTYLHGIFDNPDAVNDICRWAGVDDIAQIDHQTNQQQAIDRIADAIEQHLQLDLLWPELKD, from the coding sequence ATGCAGTCAACGTTAAAGGCATTAATGGTACAGGGAACGACCTCTGATGCCGGAAAAAGTGTTTTGGTGGCAGGTTTATGCCGTGTGTTAGCACGAAAGGGGATAAACGTCGCACCATTTAAACCACAGAACATGGCTCTAAATAGCGCGGTCACCTCAGACGGTGGTGAAATAGGCCGAGCTCAAGCTGTTCAAGCACTCGCATGTAATATTGAGTCAAGTGTTCATATGAACCCCGTGTTGCTTAAACCACATACGGATATGGGCGCACAAGTTATCTTTCAGGGTAAGGCGACCACAACCGTAGACGCAATCGGCTACCAATCTTATAAAAAAATTGCTCTTCCTGTCGTTATGGACTCTTTTGCGATCTTACAAGATCAATATGACACGGTGTTAATTGAAGGAGCGGGGAGTCCGGCAGAGATAAACCTGCGTGAAAATGATATCGCCAACATGGGATTTGCTGAAGAAGCAGATGTCCCGGTCATCATTGTTGCAGACATCGATCGTGGCGGGGTGTTTGCACACTTGTACGGAACATTAGCACTGCTATCAGAAAGTGAGCAACAGCGCGTAAAAGGCTTCGTTATAAACCGTTTTAGAGGCGATATTTCGTTATTGCAGTCAGGGCTCGATTGGTTGGAAGCAAAAACAGGTAAGCCCGTGATTGGTGTTTTACCTTATCTGCACGGCTTTGATCTTGAAGCTGAAGATGCGATTAACTCTGAACAGCTTACTGGAGAAGAGACCAAGCTACGCGTCGCCGTTCCTGTCTTTCCAAGAATCAGTAATCACACTGACTTTGATGCATTGAGGGTCAACCCTGATATCGATTTGCAGTATATCGGTAATGGTGAACGCATAAAAAATGTCGATCTAATTATACTCCCAGGCTCTAAAGCGGTCAGAAGCGATTTGGATTATCTACGCAGTCAAAAGTGGGATAAAGATATCCAACGTCATTTACGTTATGGCGGCAAAGTCATGGGCATCTGTGGTGGATATCAAATGTTAGGACAAGCGATTCATGATCCAAATGGAATTGAAGGCGATGCCGGTTCAACGGCTGGGCTCGGCTACCTAGATGCTGAAACTATACTGAAACCGAATAAAACGCTGACTAATGTAACAGGGCATTTGAATCTTAATGGTTCAGATATTCCTGTAAAAGGCTATGAAATTCATGCAGGTGTTACCGAGGTAAAAGCGAAGTCGCCAATTTATTTGCAGTCTGGGCAACCGGACGGGGCGATTAGTGATTGCAATCAAGTGTTTGGTACCTACTTACATGGTATCTTCGATAATCCAGACGCTGTTAATGATATTTGCCGCTGGGCAGGTGTTGATGATATTGCTCAAATTGATCACCAAACCAATCAGCAACAAGCCATCGACCGAATTGCAGATGCAATAGAGCAACATCTTCAACTCGATCTCCTTTGGCCAGAACTAAAAGATTAA